From the Halodesulfovibrio sp. MK-HDV genome, the window ACGGAACACCTGCTGACCCGACCGATGATACAACAAGCTGCGCGTACACTGCTTTGTTTGATATGTACGACGGAACAGCTTCTCCTGCGCTCGACCAGAGCCGCTATGAATATCAATCCACAATTACTGTATATGATGAAGCAGGCGGTACGCATGAACTGACCGTATATATGGACCCTGTTTCTGTGGATGCCGACGGCAATACCGTGTGGGAATACACAGTAGCCAGTAATCCCGGAGATGATCACCGAGAAGGATTTGAAGGGACAGAATCCGCCGGTTTGTTGATGGCAGGCACCCTAACTTTTTCTCCTTCCGGTGATATGACTTCAATGACTGCGTACACACCGGTAGCATCAACAGGTGCTGGGTTTGACGGAAAAAGTGCTGCAAACTGGACTCTCGCAGAATTTGACGCCGCCGGTGTACCTGTTTTGGAAACTAACTTCTCCGGTAGTGCCGAAAATCAAAAAATGTCTTTCAACTTTGGTATGACTAACAAAGATCATGATACCGCAGGCGGTTGGACTGGTGCCGTGGATAACGACGGTGATGGCGTTGCCACTCTTGCTGATCTACAGAACGGCGGTGTTGATGTTGATTACACAGACCTTCCCGGTTTCAACGCGCCGGTAATAAGCCATTCAGGTACAACCTGTTATGAATCAAACTCTGCCACACTTGGATTGTATCAGGATGGCTTTTCAACTGGCACATTACAAGATGTAACAGTTGACCAGAGCGGTGCCATCAGCGGACAATATTCTAATGGCCAGACAATTGAGCTGTACGCCCTCGGGCTTGCAGATTTTTCAAATGAAGGTGGATTAAGTTCGCAGGGCGGAAACAAGTTTCTTGATACAGCAGAGTCTGGGGAACCTATCATAGGTCGTCCGGGCGTAGGTGGCATGGGGGGCGTTCAGTCTAATACTCTGGAGATTTCCAACGTGGATATGGCGCAGGAAATGACCAACCTTATTATCCTTCAAGCTGCGTATCAGGCAAACAGTAAGGTTATTACAACTGCGGATACTTTGCTGCAGACAGCTATTAACTTGAAGAACTAGTAGCTGGTTTATGAGGAGTATGCATGATTAATACGATCTACAATACTGGCATAAACGGTGTAGTTAATTCGCAAGCCAGTGTTAACGTAACTACGAATAATATTTCGAATGCAGACGTGGCGGGGTACAAAAAACAGACCCCTATTTACGAAACGTCCGGCTCTATAAAATCTCATGGATTACATATCGGTACCGGTGCACAAATTGCCGGTATCGAAGCCTCCATGAATTACTTTGTAGAACAGCAGTACCTTTCCACATCTGCTGATGCTGCAAAGTTTAATCAGCAGCTTGCCTACCAAATGCAGCTGGAGGGAACCCTCGGACAATCTGACACAACAGGTCTGAATGCTGCATTGAGCGGATTTTTCGGCGGATGGAACACACTGTCCTCTGACCCTACACAGCCTGGTGCGTGGGAAGAGGTACTCAGTACTGCTCAGGGAATTGCCTCTACATATAATGATACATATGCGCAGATGGAAAAGATTTATACATCCATAAATCAGGAGATTTCTGCACAGGTATCAGAAGCAAATTCACTGATGGATCAAATCGCTGCATTAAACGCGCAGGTTGCTTCTAATCCCACAGACAATCAGGCGGTTGATGCTCGGGATCAGGCAATTCGTGAACTTTCAACGTATATGAATGTAACGGTTGAATACCAGAACGACGGCACGGTAACACTGCTAGCAGAAGGTCAGTACACACTGGTTGAAGGCCAGCAGACGTATCATCTTTCCAGCCAGTCCGCGCAGGCACGCGAGTCCTTGGTTCCTTCTTCGTCATTTGATGGAAACGTACAGTTTCAGGGTGAATCCAGTGAAGAGATTATGCTCGAGTTCATTGATGCCACCCATTACAAGGTCTCGTATGATGGTGGAAAAACATGGGCGACGGATGAAAGCGGCAATTCGGTTGTATATGAAGCTGGTGATGCTGATAATCCGGAAAATATCGCTGGAGTTGATGTCTGGTTTTCCACAACATCAGGCACTCACGCGGCTGGTGATAGATACGTAATTACCCCTAAGACTGGATTGTATTTGGAAAAAGGCGACGGGTCATACCTGAACCTTACGCCGTTATCCAATGATCAAGGGATGCTTTCTTCAAATAAAGTAACTTCAGGATCTATTGCAGGATTGTTTATTACTCGTGATGATTCTGTCATGCCGACAATGGATGCCTTGGACGGACTTGCTCAGTCCGTTATCTGGGAAACAAACGTGGCGCATTCAAAGGGTGCAGGTCTTGAACATCACACCAGTCTTTCCGGATCGTACGAAGTGGATGATTCCACCGTGCCGCTTTCAGAAAGCGGGTTGTTTTTCGGTGATAAACTGGAATCCGGAGATGTAGAATACGTTCTATATAATGATGACGGTTCGATTGCCTCTACTGTGTCCATCACTGTCGATCCTTCCACAGATTCTTTAGATGATATTGCTGCGAAGATTAATGCCGCATCAGGTGGCGATCTTACAGCAACAGTTTCTGCTGACGGAACGCTTGAAATGGCTTCGGGAACAGGGCTGTCATTTGAAGTGGCGCAAGATGATGCGAATTTGATGGCGGGCTTAGGGCTGAATACTTTTTACACGGGCACTTCTGCTGAAACCATTGCTGTGAACAGCTACGTTTCAAACAACCCGCAGCATATTAATGCCGGAGCAGTGGGCGAGGATGGCTCAGTCACCAGCGGTGATAACAGCACAGCATTGCAGCTTGCAGCCCTTGCAGAAAAAGATGTGTCGATAACTGCAGGTGGCGTGACCTACACGGATTCACTCTCAAGTTTTTCCAGTATGATCGTTGCCGATGTCGGCGCGGATGTGATGCTGGCGGAGCAGAATCAGGCGTATGCGCAAGGTTCTAACGAATATTATTACGAGTACCAGTTGTCATCCAATGGTGTGAACGTTGATGAGGAGCAGCTGAACCTTATTAAATATCAGCAGCAGTACGAAGCATGTGTAAAAGTTATTACAACAGCACGCGAGATGTTCGATGAAGTGCTGGATATGCTGTAGGAGATCGTTATGAGAATCGCAACATCCCAAATTTATACAAGTTCATTGCAACAGATCAATAAATCCCTTGGTAATGTGATGGAATTGAAGATGATGACGAGTACGCAGAAAAAGCTGAATGCTCCATCTGACGATCCATCCGGTGCGGCTTTAACTATGCAGCTGCGTGCGTATTCCGCAACGCTGTTGACCTACGAAGAAAACTGCACGGTTGCTGAAGGGTATTTAGGGACAGCCGATGGAGGGTTGCAGCAGACAAGTGAAATTCTGATGAACGTCAGTGAACTTGCAGAACAGGCTGCCACGGAAACATACACGAAAGAGCAAATGGAAAGTATGGCCATTGAGCTACGACAGGATATGGAATCTATTTTTCAGATGAGCAATACCAAGCTTGGCGAAGTATACCTGTTTTCTGGAAATGATATCGAAAACAGCGCCTATGAGAAGGGTGTTGGTGTAACGATTGATGATCCTACCATGACACATGCTGATGTTGTTTCCGTGCAGGGTGATGCGTCTCAAACAGTCTTTATTCAGATGACAGAATCCGGAACCATCGGCGGAGTAGACGACCTTGAGTACCAGTATTCCACAGACGGTGGTGATACATGGACAACAGGGACTTTACTTGCTGGAGATACAGAGATCATTGCCGGTGATTCTTCCATTACCTTGGCGACAGGAACAGTTGTAACCGCAGAGGACGGCAGCGGCGAAGGGACTAATCTTTATATCAGAGCTGCGTATGAATACACTGGCAGCAATGAAGAGCTTGCTCTTGCCATCGGAGAGGATTCAACCCTTGATGTGACGTCTGATGGTTCATCCGTATTCGGTGGTGTTGATCCCGAAACTGGTGAGCCATATCCGGAACCAAACTTATTCGAAGCTCTGGGTGATCTCATGGTTTACATGGAAACTGGGAACACAGAGGGCGTGGCATCATGCATTGAAACAGTTAATGCTGCCTATGAGCAGATGCTACAGAAAGCCGCCAGTGTCGGTGCACGGCAGAACACCGCGCAGAATACCGCGACCGCAATTTCCATTACAAAAGATCGCAGTATTTCCCAAATCAGTGCTGTTGAAGATGCGGATGCAACACAGTTGTCTGTGGAAATGGCTCAGGCAGAATATGTGTATCAGGCTGTGCTCTCCACAACTGCAAGCGTGTATCAGCTTAACCTTCTAAGCTACTTATAGGGGGGTACCATGTCATATATTTCTTCTGTATCATCCGATGTAATGTCTTATCAGCCTGTGACTTCTTCTGGCGCAGTTAACTTTACCGGTCTTGGAAACGGGACAGATTTTAACGAGATTATTGATGCTCAGATTGAGGCGGAGAGTTATACAAAGAAAAAGTATGAAACCAAGCTGGCAGAAACCGAAGCTTGCTCTGCTTTGCTGGATGAGCTTGTCACTTCAATGGGTGAGCTGGATAAAACGCTTGATGACAAGAACTCCATGAGTGAATTTCTTGCAATGTCCGTAGTGTCGTCAGAAGAAGGTATAGCCGGTAAAGTGACAGGCGATGTGCAGGAGGGAAGTCACACTATTGAGGTGAACCAACTCGCCCAGAGTGATATATGGGTGAATACGAGTTTGACGTATTCTGAACCCACGGATGTTATTACTGATGTGGATTCAGTGTTTGCATTTGAGTGCGATGGTGAAGAAATTTCTATAGAGGTTCCTGCAAATACAACCGCACAGCAATTGGTTGATATGATCAATTCAGATCCGGTTGCGCGAGATCTAGTCAGTGCGGATTTGTTGTCGGACGGTGATGAATTGTACTTTAGGCTTTCCGGTTCTGAAACAGGGGCAGACCACGCGATTACTGTTTCAGGCACAACCACTCTTGCTGACTTTACATCTGCTGAATTTTCGAACGTGCGTACTGCGCAGAATGCAAAGATGAAGGTCGACGGGTTCCCTGCCGGTGCGGACGAGTGGCTTGAGCGTGAATCAAACACGGTGGATGATGTTGTGCCGGGGCTTGAGTTAACGTTGTCAGACACAACTGAAGGGAGCGTAAACCTTACAGTCACATGTGATACGGATGTTACAAAAGAAAACATTGAATCCTTTCTTGAGGAAGTTAACACGCTGATTCGAGAAATTCAGGAGTTAACAGGCCGCGTTGTTACCTACGTGGAAGATGAGGATTCCGGCGATAAGATGGAGGCATATACCATCGACAGTTATGCACTCGACATGGTGTACAACGATATAAAAAGTCAGATGTCCATGTCTGTTGTGGGATTCAGTGGTGAATACGATACTTACAATGCCTTGTCTCAACTTGGGCTGTATACAGATACAGATGAAGGGTCAGAGACTTTTGGTCAGTTGGTGATCGAGGAAGAAGATCTCGATAAGGCTCTGGAAGAGAATCCCTATGCCGTTGCTGAATTACTGAGCTGCTCAAATAGTGGAATTAGTGATACGCGAGGAGTGCAGGTTACGTCGACAATTGAAGGCATTACAGATCCTGGTGCCTATGAGTTTGAATATACCGTTGTGGGCGGGGAAGTAGTTTCTGCAACTGTAAATGGTGAACCGGCAGCTATTGACGGAAACACGGTTACGGCTGCGGCTGGCACTTCCGCAGCAGGTATGGTGCTTGAAATTTCTAATTTAGATGAAGGAAGCCATTCTGCTGATCTGCGCGTGAAGGAAGGTATTGTCGCCCAACTTCAGACAGCAATTGAAACATGGACAAATGCTGAGGATGGCACCCTGACTACGGTATCCGATACGTACGATGCAGATGCCACCAAATTAGAGAACGATATCTACTATCAGGAAGAGCGCCTTGCAAAGATGGAAGCTAACTTGCAACGCAAATATGCCGTTTTAGATGGGCAGCTTGCATACTATACAAATTTACAGAGTAGTTTAACTGCCATGATCTCGCAGACAGGGTAGGAACTTGATACAGGTGCTGCCTCTGGCGATGGGGGTACCTGTGTCATATATCCATCTATGAAAGCAGATAAATAGGCGTTCTAGCGGCACATTCTATATGACGGGTTTATGTTTCAACTGACTATCTAAATTTGCTATCTAAATTTGGCAATCTAAGCCCGAAGATTCAAAACTGACCAGCTAAGTTTGAATCTCCAAGCCTGACCAGCTAAGCCTGAAGACCCAGCCCTGAGCGTGGCTATTGAAAGCACACTGAAGAAATTCTCTTCAATGTGCTTTTTTGTTTTAGAACCTGATGTGTTAACTGTTGTAGTTAGTGTATAACTGCTGCCTGTTTTTCGATATGGCTATTTAAAACATAAGGTCTGTGCACTGGGTAGAACTCTGTTTGGCATCAAAAAAAAGCACATGGTGGATAGTTCGTACTAAATCTGTTTCCCGACTTTGAGGGTAGTGAACTGATATCTAGTGCAGGTTTAAGCGTAGGTTTTTCTTTGTTCTTTTGGAGGCGTTGTGTGCAGGCTGGTTAGGGGTACGTCCCTAAACGAGGGAGGTTGAATCGTTTTCAGCGCTAAACAAAATGGACTATTTTGGTAGAAAAACAAAATGAATTACGTTTTATATTCTTTTTTTTGAGTCATAAAAGTAATTACGTCCGGTTTGGCACAACTAGAAAATGACTCTGTAACAACATGATATTAGAAGCAAAATTTTTTATTACCATTCTATAATCGATATAAAACAAAAGAAATTGGGTGGGGGGTATGTCTTTTTTGTCAAATGTTGGCTGTGTTGACACTGTTATGATTTATCTGTTCTACAGATAAGCCACGTACATTCCTTATATAGTGCATAGATAACGGAATATGGACAGTTGTTGCTTGATGTGGAAATTTGCTCAGTTGTTTGATCCTCAAGTGAGCATTGTAGAAGATATCTTTTGTACTGTTAAAACTGACAATATAGCAAACGATGTAAAGTGTTTTACGGTGTGATATGGCGTAATTGCATGTTGTTTGTTGTGTTTTACTAGCTGTAACAGGGTCGATTGGTAGATTATACAGGGCGACAATAAGTACATGTTGATATTGCATGAACCAGTACAAGCATATGTGGAAGTGTTTGTATTGTAGCGAACGTACTGGTTTTCTTTATATTTGAGTTGTAATGGAGTTGCGAATGCAAAGAAGAACGTTTTTGAAGACGACTGCAGCAGCAGTAACTGCCACCGCATTTACAGGGCTGGGGCCTGCATTTGCTTTGGATAATGTAGTGAAAGAAGCTGGAGAGAGTAAAATCCAGTGGGCTAAGCAGACCACATCAATTTGTGCGTTCTGTTCCGTTGGCTGTGGTTTGCTGGTGCATACCAATAAATCAACCGGACGCGTTGTAAACGTAGAAGGTGACAGCGACCACCCAATTAACCGTGGTTCCCTTTGTGCTAAAGGTGCTAGCTCCATTCAGATGACTGTAAACGTCGCCAGACCTACCCAGTGTATGTACCGTGCGCCGTACAGTGATAAGTTTGAAGTGAAAGATTGGGACTGGTGTAAAAAACGTATTGCAAAGCTCATCAAAAAATCTCGTGACGAATCTTTTGAAGAGAAAAACGCAGCAGGTAAGGTTGTAAACCGTACAATGGGTATTGCCTCCTTAGGCTCCGCTGCTCTTGATAACGAAGAATGTTATGCAATGCATTCCTTCATGCGTTCTCTCGGTCTGGTGTATGTGGAACACCAGGCGCGGATCTGACACAGCGCAACTGTAGCGGCTCTGGGAGAGTCGTTCGGACGTGGTGCCATGACCAATCACTGGAATGATTTACAGAACAGTGATTGCATTTTGATTATGGGCAGTAACCCTGCCGAGAACCATCCAATTTCTTTTAAATGGGTAACAAAAGCTCAGCGTGCTGGTGCCAAAGTTATCCACATTGATCCTCGCTTTACCCGTACCTCTGCTCGTTCCGATATGCATGCCGCGCTTCGCTCCGGTACTGATATCGCTGTGCTCGGTGGTATGATTAACTATATCCTGCACGAAAAGCGTTACTTTAAAGAGTACATGGTGGAATACACCAACGCTTCCTTCATTGTGGGCAAAGATTTCGGTTTTAAAGACGGTCTGTTTACCGGTTTTGATCCTGCTAGCCGTTCCTACGATAAGTCCAAATGGGCATTCGAAATGGACAGCAAAGGCAATCCAAAACAGGACAAGTCTCTCGCGCATCCGCGTTGTGTATTCCAGATTATGAAGAAACATTACGAGCGTTACACTCTCGATAAAGTTTCCTCCATGTCCGGTGTATCCATCGAAGATCTCAAGCAGCTTTACACATTGTACACTGAAACCGGTACAGCTAAAAAAGCTGGTACCATCATGTACGCAATGGGCTGGACTCAGCACTCCGTAGGTGTACAAAATATTCGCGCAATGGCTATGATCCAGCTTATGCTTGGTAACATGGGCGTTGCTGGCGGCGGTGTTAACGCATTGCGCGGCGAGTGTAACGTACAGGGTTCAACAGACTATGCGCTGCTGTACCACATCCTCCCGGGCTACCTTAAAACTCCGCTTGCTGGTCAGGATACTCTTGAGCAATACAACAAGGCATTTACTCCGGTTTCTCATGATCCGAAGAGTGCTAACTGGTGGAGCAATTATCCTAAATATTCTGCAAGTCTTATCAAGGCTATGTACGAAGATGATGATCCTAAGGATGCCTATAATTATCTGCCGCGTCTTGATTCGCATAAATCCAGTGAATATTCATGGCTTCCGCTTATCGACCGTATGGCAGACGGAAAATTCTCCGGTGCACTTATTTGGGGTATGAACCCTGCTTGTTCCGGCTCTG encodes:
- a CDS encoding flagellar hook protein FlgE, with the translated sequence MSITGSMYNGISGLQAQSQATLVVSNNLANSSTVGFKSSSVIFQDVFYETVRAGQTGNGVSVANIDTDFSQGSYQTTGSNTDLAITGDGYYMVKDPANQSVYYTRAGNFDFDENGYLVDPEGNRVQGWEMENGSPTGAIGDIQIDDSQSPPKATNSIQMSINLNASAEDNSVATVDDNGTPADPTDDTTSCAYTALFDMYDGTASPALDQSRYEYQSTITVYDEAGGTHELTVYMDPVSVDADGNTVWEYTVASNPGDDHREGFEGTESAGLLMAGTLTFSPSGDMTSMTAYTPVASTGAGFDGKSAANWTLAEFDAAGVPVLETNFSGSAENQKMSFNFGMTNKDHDTAGGWTGAVDNDGDGVATLADLQNGGVDVDYTDLPGFNAPVISHSGTTCYESNSATLGLYQDGFSTGTLQDVTVDQSGAISGQYSNGQTIELYALGLADFSNEGGLSSQGGNKFLDTAESGEPIIGRPGVGGMGGVQSNTLEISNVDMAQEMTNLIILQAAYQANSKVITTADTLLQTAINLKN
- a CDS encoding flagellar hook-associated protein FlgK, which codes for MINTIYNTGINGVVNSQASVNVTTNNISNADVAGYKKQTPIYETSGSIKSHGLHIGTGAQIAGIEASMNYFVEQQYLSTSADAAKFNQQLAYQMQLEGTLGQSDTTGLNAALSGFFGGWNTLSSDPTQPGAWEEVLSTAQGIASTYNDTYAQMEKIYTSINQEISAQVSEANSLMDQIAALNAQVASNPTDNQAVDARDQAIRELSTYMNVTVEYQNDGTVTLLAEGQYTLVEGQQTYHLSSQSAQARESLVPSSSFDGNVQFQGESSEEIMLEFIDATHYKVSYDGGKTWATDESGNSVVYEAGDADNPENIAGVDVWFSTTSGTHAAGDRYVITPKTGLYLEKGDGSYLNLTPLSNDQGMLSSNKVTSGSIAGLFITRDDSVMPTMDALDGLAQSVIWETNVAHSKGAGLEHHTSLSGSYEVDDSTVPLSESGLFFGDKLESGDVEYVLYNDDGSIASTVSITVDPSTDSLDDIAAKINAASGGDLTATVSADGTLEMASGTGLSFEVAQDDANLMAGLGLNTFYTGTSAETIAVNSYVSNNPQHINAGAVGEDGSVTSGDNSTALQLAALAEKDVSITAGGVTYTDSLSSFSSMIVADVGADVMLAEQNQAYAQGSNEYYYEYQLSSNGVNVDEEQLNLIKYQQQYEACVKVITTAREMFDEVLDML
- the flgL gene encoding flagellar hook-associated protein FlgL, encoding MRIATSQIYTSSLQQINKSLGNVMELKMMTSTQKKLNAPSDDPSGAALTMQLRAYSATLLTYEENCTVAEGYLGTADGGLQQTSEILMNVSELAEQAATETYTKEQMESMAIELRQDMESIFQMSNTKLGEVYLFSGNDIENSAYEKGVGVTIDDPTMTHADVVSVQGDASQTVFIQMTESGTIGGVDDLEYQYSTDGGDTWTTGTLLAGDTEIIAGDSSITLATGTVVTAEDGSGEGTNLYIRAAYEYTGSNEELALAIGEDSTLDVTSDGSSVFGGVDPETGEPYPEPNLFEALGDLMVYMETGNTEGVASCIETVNAAYEQMLQKAASVGARQNTAQNTATAISITKDRSISQISAVEDADATQLSVEMAQAEYVYQAVLSTTASVYQLNLLSYL
- the fliD gene encoding flagellar filament capping protein FliD, whose protein sequence is MSYISSVSSDVMSYQPVTSSGAVNFTGLGNGTDFNEIIDAQIEAESYTKKKYETKLAETEACSALLDELVTSMGELDKTLDDKNSMSEFLAMSVVSSEEGIAGKVTGDVQEGSHTIEVNQLAQSDIWVNTSLTYSEPTDVITDVDSVFAFECDGEEISIEVPANTTAQQLVDMINSDPVARDLVSADLLSDGDELYFRLSGSETGADHAITVSGTTTLADFTSAEFSNVRTAQNAKMKVDGFPAGADEWLERESNTVDDVVPGLELTLSDTTEGSVNLTVTCDTDVTKENIESFLEEVNTLIREIQELTGRVVTYVEDEDSGDKMEAYTIDSYALDMVYNDIKSQMSMSVVGFSGEYDTYNALSQLGLYTDTDEGSETFGQLVIEEEDLDKALEENPYAVAELLSCSNSGISDTRGVQVTSTIEGITDPGAYEFEYTVVGGEVVSATVNGEPAAIDGNTVTAAAGTSAAGMVLEISNLDEGSHSADLRVKEGIVAQLQTAIETWTNAEDGTLTTVSDTYDADATKLENDIYYQEERLAKMEANLQRKYAVLDGQLAYYTNLQSSLTAMISQTG
- the fdnG gene encoding formate dehydrogenase-N subunit alpha — protein: MRMQRRTFLKTTAAAVTATAFTGLGPAFALDNVVKEAGESKIQWAKQTTSICAFCSVGCGLLVHTNKSTGRVVNVEGDSDHPINRGSLCAKGASSIQMTVNVARPTQCMYRAPYSDKFEVKDWDWCKKRIAKLIKKSRDESFEEKNAAGKVVNRTMGIASLGSAALDNEECYAMHSFMRSLGLVYVEHQARIUHSATVAALGESFGRGAMTNHWNDLQNSDCILIMGSNPAENHPISFKWVTKAQRAGAKVIHIDPRFTRTSARSDMHAALRSGTDIAVLGGMINYILHEKRYFKEYMVEYTNASFIVGKDFGFKDGLFTGFDPASRSYDKSKWAFEMDSKGNPKQDKSLAHPRCVFQIMKKHYERYTLDKVSSMSGVSIEDLKQLYTLYTETGTAKKAGTIMYAMGWTQHSVGVQNIRAMAMIQLMLGNMGVAGGGVNALRGECNVQGSTDYALLYHILPGYLKTPLAGQDTLEQYNKAFTPVSHDPKSANWWSNYPKYSASLIKAMYEDDDPKDAYNYLPRLDSHKSSEYSWLPLIDRMADGKFSGALIWGMNPACSGSDSVKTRKALGELDWMVNVNLFTCETSDFWKGPGMDPKTIKTETFYLPCASAIEKEGSVSNSGRWMQWRYKAQEPQDGVLTDGHYFHELWEELAHLYEEEGGAYPEPITHLTFNRMCEADEAGHYHFSAQQTARLCNGWFTRDVEVKGKKFKKGQQVPSFAYLQDDGSTTSGNWLYCNSYTDEGNKAERHDSTQTAEQAKIGLYPNWTWCWPVNRRIIYNRASCDPKGNPWNPEKAVIKWNGEKWIGDVPDGGWKPGTKHPFIMLKHGMGQLFGPGRADGPLPEYYEPLECPIDTHVFSKQLNNPTAVHFEKEKKAVADENFPFVASTYRVTEHWQTGSMTRWMSWLVEAEPQMFVEISPQLAKLRGFENGEKIVVESLRGSLWAIAMVTDRIQPYKIAGKDVHMVGMPWHYGWVTPKDGGDSANLVTPNVGDPNTGIPEYKAFMVNVRKWKEGDA